AGCCCTCGTTGATAGGAACCGCGGCGCGAATGCCTTCGGGCGCGAACTCGTCGCTGAAGACGGACGAAACTTCCAAGACCCTTATCGTACGGTCGTCCAGCCGGCCCAGGCGCCGCTGGATAATCCCGCGCACGGACCCGGGGACCTCGTAATCGGCGGGTATCGGGGCGCCTTCCACCGCGTACTTCCGGGGCGAGAGGCCGTCTTCGTAGAACGACTTCAGCGTCTCCTCCACGAACAGCGGGTTCCCCTCGGTCTCGCCGTACACGAATTCGACGAAGGCCGGCGCCACGTCGGGAACGCGGAAGATGAGCCGTATCATCTCCGCGACTTCCTCGCTGCCGAGGCGTTCCAGCTTTATGGTCTCGACGTTGCGGTCGTGGATAACGGCCTTGAGCACGGCCGACGACGCCGGCGCGCGCCGCTTCCGCTCCGCCAATTCCTCCGGCCGATACGTCGCGATGGCGATAATCTTCTCCGTAGTCAGGCCGTTCAACAGGAACCTCAGCAGCGACAACGACCCTTCCTCGGCCCAGTGTACGTCTTCCAGAATCAACGCCAGGGGCGACTCGGCCGCGAGCGCGGCCAAAAGATACCGAAAGCCTACGAAAAGGCGCAGCCGCGCCTGTTCCGCCCCGAGCTCGTAGAACGGCGCCGTGTCGAAGCCGAAAGCGGCCAGCTCGGGAACGACGTTGTAGAGCTCCCGCTGGTACGCGCGCGGAATCGCCGTCACCCGCGCCGCCACGCCTTCGCGCGGCGACTTGAGGAAGCCGCCCACCGCCTCGCGGAACGGCTGGTACGCGAAACCGGTCGGCTCCTCGAAGGATTGCCCCTCCAAAACCGGCACGCCGTGGAGGCCGGTGAATTCGACGAAATCGCGCACCAACCTCGTCTTGCCGACGCCGGTCTCGCCGATGACCGCTACCAACCCGCCCCGGCCCTCCGTCGCCCGCGCCCACAGTTTCCGGAGTAGTCTCCTCTCCCGTCCCCGGCCGACCATCTTGGGGCAGAAGACGGGCCGGGCGAGGCGTTCCTCCAAAGCCTCGGCCTCGCTTGCCCGGGCCTGGTCAACGGCCATATTCCGGCCGCGGTGCTTGGCGACCAAGAGCGCCCGGTCGGCCTTCTCGAGCAGCGCCTGGGAGTCGGGCGCGTCGACGGGGAAAGCCGCGACGCCGATGCTCAGCGTTACGTGAATGTCGCGTTTGGCGCGGGAGGAATAGACGGGGGTGCGGCGGAAATCCGTCAGTGCGCGGTCGGCCGCGACCACCGCTTCATCGGCGCTGGTTTCGGGAAGTATGGCCGCGAACTCGTCGCCGGCGTAGCGGAAGACGAGGTCGACGCCGCGCACGACGTTACGGAGGCGGTCGGCGACGTCGCGCAACACCTCGTCGCCGGCGAGGTGGCCGAAGACGTCGTTTATCTCCTTGAACCGGTCGACGTCGACGAACAGCAACGCGAACGTACGGCCGTACCGGCGGGCGCGCGCTACTTCTTCGTCCAGTCGGCGGAAGAAGTAGCGGCGGTTGTACGTCCGCGTACACTCGTCGATAAATAGAAGTTGTTCCAGCTCAGGCTCGGCCATGAGCCCGCCACCACCGCGATCACGTTTACCCGGCGCCGCCCCTAGCCGCTGCCGGCGGCTTCGTACGCGGCCCGGGCCGCTTTGGCGTTTTTCCCGTCCCGGTCGCGGGGGAAATATTTGTTGATAGACGCCTCCAGCGCGTCGATACCGACCAGGCCGGTTACCTTGGCGAAGACGCCCAACATAGTGGTGTTAACGATGGGCGCGGTCCGCGTACCCAAACCGTGTTGCTCCGACAACGTCGTCCCGTCGAAGGTAAAGACTTGGAAGCCCTCGGCCAACCCGAGTTCCTTGGCTTCGAGGGGCGAATTGACTACGATAACGCCGTCGGCCTGAACCCCGGCGGTGACGTCGACCGCTTCTAACAGCGTAGGGTCCATTACCATAACGTATCGCGGGTCCTCGATCTCGCACTTCACGCGAATGGGTTTGTCGTCCACGCGGATGAAGGCCGCCACCGGCGCGCCGCGCCGCTCGACGCCGAACATAGGGAACGACTGTACTTCGCGCCCTTCGCTGAAGATAGCGTCGGCGATTATGCTCGACGCTACCGCGGCGCCCTGGCCGCCGCGGCCGTGGAATCTAATCTCAATCACTTCTCGCTCTTTCCTCCGTCCTCCCGGCGAATGGTTAAAACCGGAAATACACCTTGTTTAAGAATATACGACAGCGCCGTTCCATTTGCAAGGTAAAACCCGTTTACCGGCTCGAGCGGCGGTTGCGCCGCCCGGCAACGGCGCCGCCCGGCGGCGTTACCCGTCCAAAGGGGACGCCCGCGCTAACGCCGCGGCCAGGTCGCCGACGGCGAGCCCTTCTATTTCCAAGAGCTTGCGGCGGGACGCGGCTCCCCTCGCGACGGTTACGCTGGCGCGCGGTACTCCCAGGAAACCGGCAACCAAGCGTATCAATTCCTTGTTGGCCCGGCCGCCCTCGGGCGGGGCCGCCACCCGAACCTTCAACACGTCGCCGCGCCGCCCCACGACGCCGGGCCGGCGCGCCTTCGGCGACACCTCGACCTCGAGCCTAGCCAACGTCGCCCTCCGCGTCGTCCTCGCGCGCTACTTCGATCTCGAGCTCGCCGCCCTCGGCCGTCTTTTCTTTCCGAGGGGCTGCCGGCTTCTCGCGAGGTTCCGGCTGGCGGGGTTTCTCGGCTCGGGCGCCGGCCCCCTCGCTTTTAGCATAATCGGCCAGCAAGCGATACTGCTGGTCCAGGAAAGCCTTGTAACGGATAACAAAGGAATCCCGATAGCGCCTGAGGTCGTCGACCTGCGACTGTATCCATATCAGTTTTTTATGGGCGTCGGCGACGATGCGCTGCGCCTCGGCCCGGGCCTGCGCCGCCGCGGCCTCCACCTTATACTGCGACGCCTTCGCTATCTCTTCCTTCATCTCCTGGGCCGTGACCAGCGTCTCCTTCAGCCGCTCGTCCAATCTCTGGTACTCGGCTACGCGCTCCTCCAGGACCTTTGTCCGGTCCTTGAACTGCAGGTTCTCTTGGACGCGCGTTTCCAGCTCGTCGGCTACCTGGGCCAGGAAGGCGTCCACCTCGTCCATGTCGTAACCGCGAAGGCTACGCCGGAACTCCTGAGCGTGGATGTCCTGGGGCGTTATTTTCATCGGTACCTCCGCCGGCCGTCACAGTACGGCCAGTCTCGCGAGTTGCTCCTCGCCTACGCGCCACTCGAGTTGCGCCCGGGCGGTGGAATGTAACTTCAACGTACGGGTCAACGCGGCCGGGTCGCCACCCCCCGCGGTCTCGATATCTCCCTCGGCAAACGCGCCCAGGCCGGCTCGAGCGGCGTAATACAAGTACCCCACTCGGGACGGCTCGACGCCCATCATCTTGCACGCGACGTAATCGAGCGCCAACGCGTCGAGCGACGCCGCGGCGAACCCCCACGGCACCGGCGTGCCGTATATCGGGCCGTCCCCCTCCATCGCGACGTGGCCGTCCACGACGCCCAGGTGAGGCCAGACCTCGCGCGCCACCAAGAACAGGTTTACGTTCATCGCCGCGTAGTCCTGGTGCATCGCCCACTTGTCGTCGCCGTCCGCCATCGCCTCCCCGGTCCGTACGACGGCCCCCATAACCATGTTCTTTATGGACAGGGTAACTATGACTGCGTCGTGGGTCTTGGGCGGGCCGACGGCTATCCGGAAATCGCTCTCGAGAACCGGCCTCGCCACGCGCACCGCCAACGGCCTGAACTCCTCGTCGAATACCTCGAGCGTCGTCGTCGCCGCGGCGTTGAGGTCGACCAGCGTCGCGCCGAACTCTGCGGCCAGCGCGCGGTAGCCGTACGCGTCGAAGCCCTCGTCCGCCTCGCCGAGGGCCGGCCCCTCCGCGATTACGACCTCGCCCCGGACGTGGGGCATTATATACTCGAGTACGGCGCGCGAGGCGTCCACGTGCGTCGCCGACGCCGGGTGCCGGCACGAGACGAAGTTGGGTTTGATTAAAACTTTTTTCGCGGCCGCCAGCCTCGCCGGCAAGTCGGGCCCGAGCGCCGACAACGCCCCCTTTACCGCGCCGTAGCGGTCCGGCTCGGCGACGACGGAAACGACGGCCCGGGGGCGCGGAGTATCGCCGGTCATGGCCTTATTAGGAATATACCAAGGCCGACATTCGGTGTCAAGGAATTCGCACCGCAGGCGGCGGCGAAAAAACCGCGCCGGCTTAGCGGCGCGGGTATCTGTACGGGAACGGCCTTGTTTATAGCCCGGGGACGTCCTCGGGTTTTATGTCGCGATAAGGCAATTCTTCAAGGGGATAGGATTTTACCTTCGCGACTACGTCGTCCGCGACTAATATCGGGGCGCCGGCGCCGAGCGCGACGGGTATGGCGTCGGAAGGGCGAGCGTCCAGCCGCGCGGTTCGGCCCTCGGGCGAACGTACCTCGACGGCCGCGGTAAATATCCCCTCCTCCGTTAAACGGTCGATGACCAACCGTTCAATTCGTAGGCCGCCCGCTCGGGCCAAGGCCAAGGTGAAATCCTGCGTTACCGGCCTCCCGGCGCAATCGGGCCATTTCTCCGGTTCCGTTGCCACTACCGCCGGATATACGTTGAGCGTGGATATGCATATTCCGAAGGCCGTACCGTTTCCGGGGGCCTTTAATACTATGACCGGCCAACCTGATTTATCGTCGAATTTTACGCCTAAAACGGTATATTCGCTTTCCGAGGCCATTACTAAGCACGTCTCCTTCCCTAATTTACGTTAAAAAGCGCTTCCGCCGGTTGGGCTAAAGCCGTTAAATCTAACTACGTATATAATACCCTTTGCCTATTTCTCTAATAGGATAACATAGGCCTTCGATAATGTCAACAAAATTAACGGGCCGGAACGCCTTTAGGTTCGATCCCCCGGTCGGCGCGTCAGGCTTAAGGGCCGGGCATCTGCGCTTTTACGTCGGCCTTTTTACCTAAAACGCGCCCCCGAAGGGTCCTGACACCCCGTCCGCCAGCAGGTCGCTACCTGGGCGATAAGCTACTCGCCGCTCTGTGAGTTGCTCCAGTCTAAAAACGCCTCCCGGCTCGCTTCGGGGACCATCTCCCACGCGTCAAGGGCGTAGCCCGCCCAGACGGCGTCTATTTCTGAGGATATTTCGTTACGCCGGGCTAATTTTTCCATTACGAGGGTACGGAACTCGTCGGCGTCATGCGGGAAGCCGCATACGGGGCAATCGCGCGGCACTTCCCCTTCGCTATATACGTCGTGGGTAGCGTCGAGCCAATCGTGGATGGCGGCGGCCTCTTCGTACCGCGGCATGTATTCGTCAGCTTCGTATCCAGCGTTCATCTGCTGGATCTGGCTCATAGTGTCTTGGGGGCAATCGAAGCCGCCGAGCGACAAGAACATCCCCAACACTTGAAACCCGGCGACTTCGCCGATCTTGTCGTCGAGCGGGGGTTGGTACGCCGGAGGCGTGTGGTCCTCCCGGCAGAGGTTGTAGCTCGTAGCTACCGCTGCACCGGCGCAAACGGCCAGAGCAGCTATTAACACGATTGCGGAGTACCTCATACTTAGACCTCCTGTAACGTTGGCTATCGGCGCGAAACCCGGCGTCCCTGCTCAAATAAAAATAGTGCTTTCACCGAACGACGTGCGCCGATATAGCGGTAACCTTTGGGAACCCGTCAAGTATCCTCTCTTATCCTTATACTATAGCACCCGCAACGGGCCGCGTCAACCCGATATCCGTTTTCTACGCGATATCACTTGACAACGGCGGCCCGAAGTGCTAATTTACCACCCACTTGCGAGGCGTTGACGTTATGAAAATTTGGCGTTCGCTTAAAGAAATTTCGGCCGACCCGGCGCCCGCGCCGTACGTTACGGTCGGCACCTTCGACGGCGTTCACCTCGGCCACCAGGCGCTGCTGCGGGAGCTGAAAGAGATGGCGCAAGCCGGCCGAGGCGCCGCGGTGGTCGTGACGTTCGGCGAACCGGACGAGAATAAAAACAGCTCAGCGGCGTCGCAGCGGCTGAACTACGCCGACGAGCGGCTGGAGCTTCTGGCCGCGGCCGGCGCCGACGCGGCGCTGGCCCTCCCCTTCGACGACGAGCTGCGGCGGATGGCCGCGGACCAGTTCGTGGAGGAGGTGCTGGTGGGCGCGCTGCACGCCCGGGGGGTATGCGTGGGCTACGACCACCACTTCGGCCACGACGGCCGCGGCGACATCAGCCTCCTGAGCCTGCTGGGCAAGAAGTACAGCTTCGAGACCCACGCCGCGCCGCCCTTCGCCGTGGACGGCATGATCGTCTCCAGCACGCTGGTCCGGCGCAAGTTGCGGATAGGCGACGTGGCCGAGGCCAACAAATATTTAGGCTACCGCTACCAGCTCCGCGGTATGGTGGAGAAAGGGTCCGGCGTCGGCGCGAGCGAGCTCGGGTATCCCACGGCCAACGTCAAGCTCGACGCCAAGATGCTGCCGGCGCCCGGCGTGTACGCCGCGCTGGGCAATATCATGGACGAGGAAGGCCACGTCGCGGAGGGGCCCTTCGGCGCGTTCCTGAACCTCGGCTTCCGGCCCACGTTCGAGGAGGAGGCCGCGGCCGAGCCCCAGCTCGAGGTCCACATCTTCGACTTCGCCCGCGACATCCTGCGGCGGCGCGTCCGCGTGCAGTTCGTCTCGCGGCTGCGCGACGAGCAGAAGTTCGACGACGCCGCGGCGCTGCGCGAGCAACTGGTGGAGGACGAGAAGAAAGCGCGCCGGATACTATTCAGCCATTAACAGGGTCGCGCCCCCGGGCGCGGCCGTCACGGATTATAAAATCATGCCCGTCACGAAAGAAAACAAGCAGGCCGTAATCGAGCGGCATCGCAAGCACGAGCGCGATACCGGCTCGGCGGAGGTGCAGATCGCCCTCTACACCGAGCGCATCAACCACCTCACCGACCACCTGCGGAGCCACCCCAAGGATAAGCACAGCCGACGGGGACTACTGCTCCTGGTAGGCCGGCGGCGCCGGGTACTCGATTACCTCAAGAACAAGGATATCGAGCGTTACCGGAACGTAATCCGGGCGCTCGGCATCCGGCGCTAGGAAGGCCGCCAGGCCTGCGGCGGCTCGAGGGCACCACGCCCTCCCCCACGTTCGCGGAAGGCCCGCAGGTACCGCGAGCGAGGGGGTGAAGTGTGCGTAAAAATAACCCCGGCCTTAGGCCGGGGTTTTATTACTCTTAACGAAATACACCCTCACTTCGTCACGTACGGCGTGATCAGCGTCACCATCAGGAACGCGCCCTGACACAATCCTATTACGAACAGGAGCAGCGTGATGAGGATGAGGCGGTTGGAGAGGTCCGAGGAGGTCTTGCGGAACTCCTCCACCGCCTGGACCAATCGCGCCGCCGCCAGCGTGCTAAGCGTCCAGCTCGAGGCCTGGCCGGAGGGGAGGTCCCCCTCCTTCCGGTACGCGTGCAAACCCTTCTCGGCTTCGTCTACGACCCAGTCCCATAAGTTGTCGTCCATACAACGGCGCCTCCCGGGCGGAGTTTGAGCCGGCCTTAAATCGCCTTATCCCTTAAATTATAGACGAAAAAACCGCCGCGTCAAGGCGCGAGGCCGGTTTTTTTGGTAAAATATTGCCCCAGCCGGGCCGCCGTGCTAATATTCGCGGCCTGAAGAGGATATGTTATGACCGAAGACGTCAACGACGTACAGGCCGAGCTCGAGCGCCTGCGCGACCAGGTCCGGCGCCACGACTACCTGTATTACGTCAAGGGCGAGCCGGAGATATCGGACTACGAGTACGACCGGCTCTACCGGCGGCTGCGCGAGTTGGAGGAGAAGCACCCGGAGCTGGTTACGCCCGACTCGCCGACGCAGCGCGTGGGCGGCGCGCCGGCGGAGGGCTTCGCCAAGGTGCGGCACGAGCCGCCCATGCTCTCGCTCGACAATACCTACAGCGAGGATGAGGTGCGGGAGTGGGACGAGCGCGTCCGCAAGGGCCTGGACGGCGACGACGCGGCGTACGTGTGCGAGGCCAAGATAGACGGCGTCGCCATCGCCCTCGAGTACGAGGACGGCGCCCTGGTGCGCGGGTCCACCCGCGGCGACGGCTTCACCGGCGACGACATCACCGCCAACCTCAGGACCATCCACGACGTCCCGCTCCGCCTCAACGAGCCGCCGCCCGGGCGGCTGGAAGTCCGCGGCGAGGCGTACATGACGCGCGAGGGTTTGGCCGAGCTCAACCGCCGCCGCGAACGCGACGGCCTAACGCTCTTCGCCAACCCCCGCAACGCCACCGCCGGCAGCCTCAAACTCCTCGAGCCGGGCGAGGTCGACAGGAGGCCGCTCCGCGCCTGGCTCTACTACGTCATCACCGAGGAGGCCGACGTCCCGACGCAGTACGAGGCGCTCGAGCACCTGGCGCGGTGGGGCTTCCGCGTCAACCCCAACCGCCGCCGCTGCGCGAACCTGGACGAGGTATTCAAGTTCCACCGCGACGTGGAGGCCGAGCGCGGCGACCTCCCCTTCAACATCGACGGCATCGTCCTCAAGGTGGAATCGCTCGCGGCCCACGAGAAGCTGGGCACGACGGCCAAGGCGCCGCGCTGGGCCATCGCGTATAAATTCAAGGCCGAGCGCGCGGCGACGAAGGTGAACGGCATCGAGTGGTCCGTAGGGCGCGCCGGGACCATCACGCCGGTGGCGGACCTCGAGCCGGTCTTGTTGGCCGGGACGACCGTCAAACGCGCCGGCCTCTTCAACCCCGAGCGCGTGGCCGAGCTTGACGTGCGCGCCGGCGATACCGTGAACGTCGAGAAGGCGGGCGACATCATCCCCTACGTCGCCGAGGTGGAGTATCAACTACGGCCCAAAGGCTCCAGGCCGACGCCGGTCCCGGCCAAGTGCCCGGCCTGCGGGACGCCGCTCACGAAGGAAGAGGGCGTCGTGGGCCTCTTCTGCCGCAATTGGGACTGCCCGGTTCAGGCGCGCGGCCGCCTGGAGCTCTGGGGCTCGCGCGGCGCGATGGACATCGAGGGGTTGGGCGAAAAGGTGGCCGCGGTCCTATACGACAAGTTGGGCGTGCGCGACCCGGGCGACCTGTACTTCCTCGAGCCGGGGAAGCTGGCGGCGCTGGAGGGCTTCGGCGACCTCTCGGAGAAGAACCTGCTCGCGGCCGTCGAGGGCTCCAAGGGCCGGGGGCTGACGCGCGTCCTCTTCGGCCTGGGCATCCCCAACGTCGGCTTCGAGACCGCGAAGCTCACCTCGCGCCACTTCGGCTCCGTCGACCGCTTGACGGCCGCCGAAGAGGAGGAGCTGGAGGCCATAAAGGGCGTGGGCGAAGTCGTCGCGCGCAGCGTGGTGGAGTTCTTCCGCCGGCCCGAAGTCCGCGATATAATAAACAAATTGAAGCGCGCCGGCGTCAAACTGGAGGAGGAACGGCTCGAGGAGCCGACGGGGCCCTGGGCCGGCCTGACGTTCGTGGTAACGGGGACGCTGCCGACGATGAGCCGCGAGGAGGCTCACGAAGCGATCGCGGCGCGGGGCGGCAAGGCGACCGACGGCGTCTCGTCGAAGACGTCGTACCTCGTCGCCGGCGGGAACCCGGGCTCCAAGCTCGCGAAGGCCGAGAGGTTGGGCGTCAAAGTCGTCGACGCCGCGACGTTCGAGAAGATGTTAAAGGATACGGAACCGCCGGCCTGAAGCCGCGCGGCTAAAAGGGGGATATCTATGGCGAAGTTGGAATTCACGGACGGCCGCGAAATCTACGTCGACGAAGACAAGATGATCGCGGAGATAGAGGCGGGGGAGGCCGATTACGGCCGCGACATCCTCGAGTACGACCCCCACGTCAACCCCAGCGACGAGATAACGACGGCCGACGTCGACGCCGCGCTCCGCATCGCGAGGATACGCGCCGTGAAGCCGGCCGAAATACGGCGGGCCATAAAAAGCAAGAAAGCCATCGCCAACGCGCTCCATAAAATAGAATTCCGGGCGGACCTGTTCTCAATGGACGAGGGCGAGATACTCGGGGTCGTCGACGGCCCGCTGCGCGAGCTGATAACGTCGCTGGCCGATATAAAGGGGGTCGACGTGGCGGTAGCGTCGAAGATATTGCACCTCAAGAGGCCGGCGCTGGTGCCGATACTGGACCGTTACGTCTACACGTTCTACAGCTACATCTACCATACCAGCAAGAAGGCGCGCAACGTCGAGACCGCGGTCCGCCTGCTGAAGGAAATCCGCGACGACGGCCTTATCAACCTCAACGTCCTGAACGCGCTCGCGCGGCGCATCGACGACGCCGCCAACGAGAAACTGCCGCCCGGGCGGAAGGTGGCGCTGACGCCGGCGCGCGTCCTCGACCGCGTCATCTGGCGCCACATCAAGAAGCGGACGGGGTGAATCGAATAGTATTACGGTACGGGAAGACCCAACCTTAATGAGTTCCCCGCGAGAAGCCGATAAAAAGGTTTTATTCCTCTTCGTCGACGGCGTGGGCGTCGGGCCGGCGGACGCGGAGGTCAACCCGCTGCTCGTCGCGCGGCTGCCCCACCTCGAGAGCTTAGTCGGCCCGATAGACATGCAACGCTGGCGCGAGGGCGTGCACGGCGCCCGGGCGACGCTCGTGCCCCTCGACGCCACGCTGGGCGTACCGGGCCTACCGCAGTCCGCCACGGGCCAGACG
This region of bacterium genomic DNA includes:
- the ribF gene encoding riboflavin biosynthesis protein RibF → MKIWRSLKEISADPAPAPYVTVGTFDGVHLGHQALLRELKEMAQAGRGAAVVVTFGEPDENKNSSAASQRLNYADERLELLAAAGADAALALPFDDELRRMAADQFVEEVLVGALHARGVCVGYDHHFGHDGRGDISLLSLLGKKYSFETHAAPPFAVDGMIVSSTLVRRKLRIGDVAEANKYLGYRYQLRGMVEKGSGVGASELGYPTANVKLDAKMLPAPGVYAALGNIMDEEGHVAEGPFGAFLNLGFRPTFEEEAAAEPQLEVHIFDFARDILRRRVRVQFVSRLRDEQKFDDAAALREQLVEDEKKARRILFSH
- a CDS encoding DivIVA domain-containing protein, translated to MKITPQDIHAQEFRRSLRGYDMDEVDAFLAQVADELETRVQENLQFKDRTKVLEERVAEYQRLDERLKETLVTAQEMKEEIAKASQYKVEAAAAQARAEAQRIVADAHKKLIWIQSQVDDLRRYRDSFVIRYKAFLDQQYRLLADYAKSEGAGARAEKPRQPEPREKPAAPRKEKTAEGGELEIEVAREDDAEGDVG
- a CDS encoding bifunctional nuclease domain-containing protein yields the protein MASESEYTVLGVKFDDKSGWPVIVLKAPGNGTAFGICISTLNVYPAVVATEPEKWPDCAGRPVTQDFTLALARAGGLRIERLVIDRLTEEGIFTAAVEVRSPEGRTARLDARPSDAIPVALGAGAPILVADDVVAKVKSYPLEELPYRDIKPEDVPGL
- a CDS encoding 2-oxoacid:acceptor oxidoreductase family protein — protein: MIEIRFHGRGGQGAAVASSIIADAIFSEGREVQSFPMFGVERRGAPVAAFIRVDDKPIRVKCEIEDPRYVMVMDPTLLEAVDVTAGVQADGVIVVNSPLEAKELGLAEGFQVFTFDGTTLSEQHGLGTRTAPIVNTTMLGVFAKVTGLVGIDALEASINKYFPRDRDGKNAKAARAAYEAAGSG
- a CDS encoding DUF362 domain-containing protein; the encoded protein is MTGDTPRPRAVVSVVAEPDRYGAVKGALSALGPDLPARLAAAKKVLIKPNFVSCRHPASATHVDASRAVLEYIMPHVRGEVVIAEGPALGEADEGFDAYGYRALAAEFGATLVDLNAAATTTLEVFDEEFRPLAVRVARPVLESDFRIAVGPPKTHDAVIVTLSIKNMVMGAVVRTGEAMADGDDKWAMHQDYAAMNVNLFLVAREVWPHLGVVDGHVAMEGDGPIYGTPVPWGFAAASLDALALDYVACKMMGVEPSRVGYLYYAARAGLGAFAEGDIETAGGGDPAALTRTLKLHSTARAQLEWRVGEEQLARLAVL
- the rpsO gene encoding 30S ribosomal protein S15 encodes the protein MPVTKENKQAVIERHRKHERDTGSAEVQIALYTERINHLTDHLRSHPKDKHSRRGLLLLVGRRRRVLDYLKNKDIERYRNVIRALGIRR
- the ligA gene encoding NAD-dependent DNA ligase LigA yields the protein MTEDVNDVQAELERLRDQVRRHDYLYYVKGEPEISDYEYDRLYRRLRELEEKHPELVTPDSPTQRVGGAPAEGFAKVRHEPPMLSLDNTYSEDEVREWDERVRKGLDGDDAAYVCEAKIDGVAIALEYEDGALVRGSTRGDGFTGDDITANLRTIHDVPLRLNEPPPGRLEVRGEAYMTREGLAELNRRRERDGLTLFANPRNATAGSLKLLEPGEVDRRPLRAWLYYVITEEADVPTQYEALEHLARWGFRVNPNRRRCANLDEVFKFHRDVEAERGDLPFNIDGIVLKVESLAAHEKLGTTAKAPRWAIAYKFKAERAATKVNGIEWSVGRAGTITPVADLEPVLLAGTTVKRAGLFNPERVAELDVRAGDTVNVEKAGDIIPYVAEVEYQLRPKGSRPTPVPAKCPACGTPLTKEEGVVGLFCRNWDCPVQARGRLELWGSRGAMDIEGLGEKVAAVLYDKLGVRDPGDLYFLEPGKLAALEGFGDLSEKNLLAAVEGSKGRGLTRVLFGLGIPNVGFETAKLTSRHFGSVDRLTAAEEEELEAIKGVGEVVARSVVEFFRRPEVRDIINKLKRAGVKLEEERLEEPTGPWAGLTFVVTGTLPTMSREEAHEAIAARGGKATDGVSSKTSYLVAGGNPGSKLAKAERLGVKVVDAATFEKMLKDTEPPA
- a CDS encoding DUF167 domain-containing protein, with translation MARLEVEVSPKARRPGVVGRRGDVLKVRVAAPPEGGRANKELIRLVAGFLGVPRASVTVARGAASRRKLLEIEGLAVGDLAAALARASPLDG
- a CDS encoding DUF6308 family protein codes for the protein MAKLEFTDGREIYVDEDKMIAEIEAGEADYGRDILEYDPHVNPSDEITTADVDAALRIARIRAVKPAEIRRAIKSKKAIANALHKIEFRADLFSMDEGEILGVVDGPLRELITSLADIKGVDVAVASKILHLKRPALVPILDRYVYTFYSYIYHTSKKARNVETAVRLLKEIRDDGLINLNVLNALARRIDDAANEKLPPGRKVALTPARVLDRVIWRHIKKRTG